In a genomic window of Bombina bombina isolate aBomBom1 chromosome 10, aBomBom1.pri, whole genome shotgun sequence:
- the PIGC gene encoding phosphatidylinositol N-acetylglucosaminyltransferase subunit C — MSPVLQTPNPGHYCRSFGQEHSHMGPVRSPFAWRKVLYDRQPFPDNYVDESFLEEMRKNIYVRNYYYWAVVFESGVVIQQLCSVCVFVVIWWYMDQDMLSPQRLCGFGLLVTLLGYILFDAVDHGEGRRTSGRSRWADLKSALVFGAFTYGFSPVLKTLTESISTDTIYAMSVLMLLGHLVFFDYGANAAVVSSTLSINMAIFASVCLASRLPRSLHAFAMVTFAIQIFALWPSLQKKLRAYTPGAYLVITFLFAIFAVMWLMFISSVGALLFSLLLFSVSFVSPYYLIRLQLFKDNIHGPWDEAEIKEDLSRFLN; from the coding sequence ATGAGTCCGGTACTGCAGACACCTAACCCAGGCCATTACTGCAGATCTTTTGGACAAGAACATTCTCACATGGGTCCAGTGAGGAGTCCTTTTGCATGGAGAAAAGTTTTGTATGATCGCCAGCCATTCCCTGATAATTATGTTGATGAGAGTTTCTTGGAGGAGATGAGGAAGAATATCTATGTACGCAATTATTACTATTGGGCAGTAGTTTTTGAATCGGGGGTAGTAATTCAACAACtatgcagtgtttgtgtatttgttgTTATTTGGTGGTATATGGATCAGGATATGCTGTCTCCACAGAGACTGTGCGGTTTTGGACTGTTGGTCACTCTACTTGGATACATATTGTTTGATGCAGTAGATCATGGTGAAGGCAGGAGGACTAGTGGGCGAAGCCGCTGGGCGGACTTGAAGAGTGCTCTGGTGTTTGGTGCTTTTACTTATGGTTTTTCTCCAGTGCTTAAAACATTAACAGAATCAATCAGTACAGACACAATATATGCCATGTCTGTACTTATGCTTCTAGGACACCTTGTCTTCTTTGATTATGGAGCCAATGCAGCTGTAGTTTCAAGTACCCTTTCCATAAATATGGCCATCTTTGCTTCAGTTTGCCTTGCCTCCCGTCTACCACGATCACTTCATGCTTTTGCCATGGTGACCTTTGCCATCCAGATTTTTGCTCTTTGGCCAAGCCTACAAAAAAAACTTAGGGCCTACACACCAGGAGCCTACTTAGTGATCACATTCCTGTTTGCTATCTTTGCTGTCATGTGGCTTATGTTCATTTCATCAGTGGGGGCACTATTGTTTTCCTTGCTACTCTTCTCTGTATCATTTGTCTCTCCATACTATCTTATCAGACTACAGCTCTTTAAAGATAACATCCATGGGCCCTGGGATGAAGCAGAAATCAAAGAAGATTTGTCTCGTTTCCTTAATTAG